From Klebsiella electrica, the proteins below share one genomic window:
- a CDS encoding response regulator transcription factor — translation MKPVILVVDDDSAIGELLSDVLSAHVFDVLVCQTGSDALAVAARRADISLVLLDMILPDTNGLLVLQQLQRSRPDLPVVMLTGLGSESDVVVGLEMGADDYIAKPFNSRVVVARVKAVLRRSGALGVEGAGSGAGLLFNGWRLDTFRCELFNPQQQAVPLTQGEYSLLLALAQNARRVLNREQLLALTHSESTEVFDRTIDVLIMRLRRKIEPNSHQPTLIKTLRGLGYVFAADVIHGDRAA, via the coding sequence ATGAAACCGGTCATTTTGGTTGTAGATGATGACAGCGCGATTGGCGAACTGCTTAGCGATGTGCTCAGCGCGCATGTTTTTGACGTGCTGGTGTGCCAGACCGGCAGCGATGCGCTGGCGGTGGCGGCCCGGCGGGCGGATATTTCGCTGGTGCTGCTGGATATGATTCTCCCCGACACTAACGGGCTGCTGGTACTGCAACAGCTGCAGCGCAGTCGGCCTGATTTACCGGTGGTGATGCTGACCGGCCTCGGCAGCGAATCCGACGTGGTGGTCGGGCTGGAAATGGGCGCCGATGATTATATTGCCAAACCGTTTAATTCCCGGGTGGTGGTGGCCAGGGTGAAGGCGGTGCTCAGGCGCAGCGGCGCGCTGGGTGTTGAAGGCGCGGGCAGCGGCGCGGGATTGCTCTTTAACGGCTGGCGGCTGGATACGTTTCGCTGCGAGTTGTTTAATCCGCAACAGCAAGCGGTGCCGTTGACCCAGGGAGAGTACAGCCTGCTGCTGGCGCTGGCGCAAAACGCCCGCCGGGTGCTCAATCGCGAACAGTTGCTGGCCTTGACCCATAGCGAGAGCACCGAAGTCTTTGACCGGACAATTGACGTGCTGATTATGCGCCTGCGGCGCAAAATTGAACCGAATTCGCATCAGCCGACGCTTATCAAAACCCTACGCGGCCTGGGCTATGTGTTCGCCGCGGATGTTATCCACGGCGACAGAGCGGCGTAG
- a CDS encoding ABC transporter substrate-binding protein → MRLKPIVTALCAGALLAAAPFTQAKELKSIGVTVGDLANPFFVQITKGAELEARKLAGDNVKVTLVSSGYDLGQQVAQIDNFIAAKVDMIILNAADSKGIGPAVKRAKDAGIVVVAVDVAAEGANATITSDNTQAGEMACKYITDRLKGKGNVVIINGPPVSAVQNRVEGCQAEFARHPDIKVLSYNQNAKGSREGGLEIMTSLLAANPKIDGVFAINDPTAIGADLAAKQAQRHEFFIVGVDGSPDGEEALKRKNSLFVATPAQDPQVMAAKAVEIGYDILQGKPAPTAPVLIPVTLIDKNNIGSYKGWTVK, encoded by the coding sequence ATGCGTTTGAAACCCATAGTAACCGCACTCTGTGCTGGCGCGCTGCTTGCCGCGGCGCCCTTTACCCAGGCCAAAGAGCTGAAGTCAATCGGCGTCACGGTGGGGGATTTAGCCAACCCGTTCTTCGTACAAATCACCAAAGGCGCGGAGCTGGAAGCCCGTAAGCTGGCCGGAGACAATGTGAAAGTGACGCTGGTCTCCAGCGGTTACGATCTCGGTCAGCAGGTGGCGCAGATCGATAACTTTATTGCCGCCAAAGTCGACATGATTATCCTCAACGCCGCCGACTCAAAAGGGATTGGCCCGGCGGTGAAACGCGCGAAAGATGCCGGGATCGTGGTGGTTGCGGTGGACGTGGCCGCCGAAGGCGCCAATGCCACCATCACCTCTGATAACACTCAGGCGGGAGAAATGGCCTGTAAATACATCACCGACCGCCTGAAAGGCAAAGGGAATGTGGTGATTATCAACGGGCCGCCGGTTTCCGCCGTGCAGAACCGCGTCGAAGGTTGCCAGGCCGAGTTTGCGCGCCACCCGGATATCAAAGTGCTCTCCTACAACCAGAACGCCAAAGGCAGTCGTGAGGGCGGCCTGGAAATTATGACCTCATTGCTGGCCGCGAATCCGAAGATCGATGGCGTCTTTGCCATCAACGATCCGACCGCGATCGGTGCCGATCTGGCGGCCAAACAGGCGCAACGTCATGAGTTCTTTATCGTTGGCGTCGACGGGAGTCCGGACGGCGAAGAGGCGCTGAAACGTAAAAACTCGCTGTTTGTGGCGACGCCGGCGCAGGACCCGCAGGTGATGGCGGCGAAAGCGGTAGAGATAGGTTATGACATTCTGCAGGGTAAACCGGCGCCGACCGCGCCGGTGCTGATCCCGGTGACCCTGATCGATAAAAACAATATCGGTAGTTACAAAGGCTGGACCGTGAAGTAA